A single genomic interval of Polyangia bacterium harbors:
- a CDS encoding serine/threonine-protein kinase: protein MVAAPEEAPPERYQRQTRIGGTRGGEVWKATDTQTGGEVAYKLVAAGVLPTPTSVERALRELKQLTRAQNPHIARVLDFGKSADGRVFVVSELLAATPLDQVVRQGGPLPLERAKKISAQIGEALLEGQKVGVIHHDLAAKNILVAANDDVRVINFPTPRPLSETVFGVADYVSPEQAEGKLVDQRSNTYNLGAILMLMLTGEPPFTGPDEQAVLHSVLHDELVPPSRRNPGLSADVDRLVGKALERNSSRRPLTLRQFLNDVAGLSPPPPGATPGSTGGVTVGTGQGGNNFARTMMFAGGAPEIQKLVAEAAAARAEAHASNGASAHAAPVAAGGANAAESGPAEAAAAPAAAPAAAAASVGSPAAAPETPSTGRRAHGAAIAATMVAMPAATPPPVAKGTTPAVGVEKAAAGKGGSPGNPNFRETLWFKKGDVDQMVADAKAKVVAAQKGRSATPAPGEAEVPVEDARPLEDRYVDDGSLTVEDRKKFSLRSGATSTALPTVASAVPGSRMSDNEMLDEIGGGKRTTIIVGAAAAVVALIVVLIVAIKGKSERPPAAPAPAAAAPAEPTPPPKPAPATTAPTPPPAAEPAAPVAEPPKEAAPRPHAAVASHKKAAAKKKAAAPAKKKH from the coding sequence TTGGTTGCCGCCCCCGAAGAAGCACCGCCGGAGCGATACCAAAGGCAAACCCGCATCGGTGGCACCCGCGGCGGCGAGGTTTGGAAGGCGACGGATACCCAAACGGGCGGCGAGGTGGCGTACAAGCTGGTGGCCGCCGGCGTCCTGCCCACGCCGACGTCAGTCGAGCGCGCCCTGCGCGAGCTTAAGCAACTGACCCGGGCCCAAAACCCCCACATCGCCCGCGTGCTCGACTTCGGCAAGAGTGCCGACGGTCGCGTGTTCGTGGTCAGCGAGCTGTTGGCCGCCACGCCCCTGGATCAGGTGGTCCGGCAGGGAGGGCCGCTGCCCCTCGAGCGGGCCAAGAAGATCAGCGCCCAGATCGGCGAGGCGCTGCTGGAAGGCCAGAAGGTCGGCGTCATCCATCACGATCTGGCGGCCAAGAACATCCTGGTCGCGGCCAACGACGACGTCAGGGTGATCAACTTTCCGACGCCCCGTCCGCTGTCCGAGACGGTCTTCGGCGTGGCCGACTACGTGTCGCCCGAGCAAGCGGAAGGCAAGCTGGTCGATCAGCGTTCGAACACGTACAACCTGGGTGCCATCCTGATGTTGATGCTCACCGGCGAGCCGCCCTTCACCGGCCCCGACGAGCAAGCGGTGTTACACAGTGTTCTGCACGACGAGTTGGTGCCGCCCAGTCGCCGCAACCCGGGTCTGTCAGCGGATGTCGACCGCCTGGTAGGGAAGGCGCTGGAACGAAACTCCAGTCGCCGGCCGCTGACCTTGCGCCAGTTTCTCAACGACGTGGCCGGTCTCTCTCCGCCGCCGCCAGGAGCCACGCCCGGATCAACCGGTGGCGTGACCGTAGGGACGGGCCAGGGCGGGAACAACTTTGCCCGGACGATGATGTTTGCCGGCGGCGCGCCTGAGATTCAAAAGCTGGTGGCAGAAGCCGCCGCCGCACGCGCCGAGGCGCACGCTTCCAATGGCGCCAGTGCGCACGCGGCGCCCGTCGCCGCCGGTGGGGCCAACGCCGCCGAGTCCGGACCGGCGGAAGCCGCGGCAGCGCCAGCCGCCGCACCGGCAGCAGCGGCGGCTTCGGTTGGAAGTCCCGCCGCTGCTCCCGAGACCCCGTCGACCGGACGACGCGCTCACGGCGCGGCGATCGCCGCCACCATGGTGGCCATGCCAGCAGCGACCCCGCCCCCGGTGGCCAAAGGCACCACCCCGGCCGTGGGCGTCGAAAAGGCTGCCGCCGGCAAGGGCGGCTCGCCCGGCAACCCAAACTTTCGCGAGACATTGTGGTTCAAGAAGGGCGACGTCGATCAGATGGTCGCCGACGCCAAGGCCAAGGTCGTTGCCGCGCAGAAAGGCCGCTCCGCCACACCCGCGCCAGGAGAAGCCGAAGTTCCCGTCGAGGATGCCCGGCCCCTGGAAGATCGCTATGTCGACGACGGCTCGCTGACCGTCGAGGATCGCAAGAAGTTCTCCCTGCGCAGCGGGGCGACCTCGACCGCGCTGCCGACGGTGGCGTCGGCGGTTCCCGGCTCGCGCATGAGCGACAATGAAATGCTGGACGAGATCGGCGGCGGCAAACGCACCACGATCATCGTCGGCGCGGCGGCGGCAGTGGTCGCGCTGATCGTCGTGCTGATCGTCGCCATCAAAGGCAAAAGCGAGCGCCCCCCCGCCGCGCCGGCGCCCGCCGCGGCAGCTCCCGCCGAGCCGACGCCGCCGCCCAAACCGGCACCCGCCACGACTGCGCCGACGCCTCCGCCCGCTGCCGAGCCGGCAGCGCCCGTCGCCGAGCCGCCCAAGGAAGCCGCCCCCAGGCCACACGCCGCGGTCGCCAGCCACAAGAAAGCAGCGGCCAAGAAAAAAGCCGCCGCACCCGCCAAGAAAAAGCACTGA
- the tmk gene encoding dTMP kinase, producing MVLEGIDGSGTTTQLPRLVAHLQARGRKAVATREPSGGPVGLLLRQLLTGQHRGPDGAPVDGRAMALLFAADRRDHLAREIQPALAASTDVVSDRYLLSSLAYQAEEAERDWVASLARQVRRPDLTLLLDVPVAIAADRRRAAGRPIERYDADPLQERVAANYRRLAAADPVGVVVLDAARAIDDVTASAVAAVDALLDATARPP from the coding sequence GTGGTGCTGGAGGGTATCGACGGCTCCGGCACCACCACCCAGTTGCCGCGCCTGGTGGCCCATCTGCAGGCGCGTGGCCGCAAAGCCGTCGCCACCCGCGAGCCCAGCGGCGGCCCCGTGGGCCTGCTGCTGCGCCAGCTCTTGACCGGCCAGCACCGTGGCCCCGACGGCGCCCCTGTCGACGGACGGGCCATGGCCCTGCTGTTCGCCGCCGATCGCCGCGATCACCTGGCGCGAGAGATCCAGCCGGCGCTGGCCGCCAGTACTGACGTCGTTTCTGATCGCTACCTGCTGTCATCCCTGGCCTATCAGGCTGAAGAAGCGGAGCGCGACTGGGTGGCCAGCCTGGCTCGGCAGGTGCGGCGTCCTGATCTCACATTGCTGCTGGACGTGCCGGTCGCCATCGCCGCTGACCGCCGACGCGCCGCCGGACGCCCGATCGAACGTTACGACGCTGACCCGTTGCAAGAACGGGTGGCGGCCAATTACCGCCGGCTGGCCGCCGCCGATCCGGTGGGCGTGGTGGTGTTGGACGCCGCGCGCGCGATTGACGACGTGACGGCTTCGGCGGTAGCGGCCGTCGACGCCTTGCTGGACGCGACCGCAAGACCGCCGTGA
- a CDS encoding carboxypeptidase-like regulatory domain-containing protein, with protein MASRETKRCLLFAALSVAVLAAAGGCRRSPGKSAAPNAPPSTTEAGDVRCVERPEGCIWCEGRTTVPALVDPDGPPALLCDPNDPGNCVDFCSSLMPECAAPWHSGGSCLLPSEEEFRRELFRRDTSDRPEVLVQGRILDEAGKPVEAAHIRVWWQGTRVMDETSGKEGAFRLRLRAGPWTYSVSIARPGLATDVAELKLDKAGTVTRVFHLEPENLIRGRVIDNAGAPVGGVTVAALRNPEDQIETNATQTGEDGNFVLGGLKGRRYFLRGSKFGWLPVTLKAATPAPTNPTRVTIKLTRTGVIRGSVVDSDGDGQPNATVVALLSSGGIAGSPIIWSADSQGTFAQDRFQTGTYYLWARHGEMLVYPPEKIEITDANLRANIRLKLTHRGARVRGVIKPQQGGRLLDPEARAVLLGRSPLALPRKAVGEIDRDGHFVVTGVLPGRYDLSLRVGSRLLPIASGPREVEVPIDPGATVDLPEPVVVRSPSEE; from the coding sequence TTGGCCTCCAGAGAAACGAAGAGGTGCCTGCTGTTCGCCGCGCTGAGCGTTGCCGTCTTGGCGGCGGCGGGCGGTTGCCGTCGCTCGCCCGGCAAGTCCGCCGCACCCAATGCGCCTCCGTCGACCACCGAAGCCGGCGATGTTCGCTGCGTGGAACGACCGGAAGGGTGCATCTGGTGTGAAGGCCGCACCACCGTGCCGGCGCTGGTGGACCCGGACGGCCCGCCAGCGTTGCTGTGCGATCCGAATGATCCGGGCAACTGCGTCGACTTCTGTTCGTCGCTGATGCCAGAGTGCGCCGCGCCCTGGCACAGCGGCGGCAGTTGCCTCTTGCCGTCGGAGGAAGAATTTCGTCGCGAGCTGTTCCGTCGCGACACCTCCGACCGTCCCGAGGTCCTGGTGCAGGGCCGAATCCTGGATGAAGCCGGAAAACCGGTCGAGGCGGCGCACATTCGCGTCTGGTGGCAGGGAACGCGGGTCATGGACGAGACGTCGGGCAAGGAAGGCGCCTTCCGTCTTCGTCTGCGCGCCGGACCGTGGACCTATTCGGTCAGCATTGCACGACCCGGGTTGGCCACCGACGTCGCCGAGCTGAAGTTGGACAAGGCCGGCACAGTGACGCGGGTGTTTCACCTTGAGCCGGAGAACCTGATTCGAGGCCGGGTGATCGACAACGCCGGCGCCCCGGTCGGCGGCGTCACCGTCGCCGCGCTTCGCAATCCGGAGGATCAGATCGAAACCAATGCCACCCAGACCGGGGAGGATGGGAACTTCGTGCTGGGCGGCCTCAAAGGCCGGCGTTACTTTTTGCGCGGCTCAAAATTCGGCTGGCTGCCGGTGACGCTGAAAGCGGCGACGCCGGCGCCGACCAACCCGACCCGGGTGACCATCAAGCTCACCCGCACCGGGGTGATTCGCGGCTCGGTGGTGGACAGCGACGGCGACGGTCAGCCGAATGCCACTGTGGTGGCGCTGCTATCGTCGGGCGGGATCGCCGGCTCGCCGATCATCTGGAGCGCCGACAGCCAGGGGACGTTCGCGCAGGATCGCTTTCAGACCGGGACGTACTACCTCTGGGCGCGCCACGGCGAAATGCTGGTCTATCCGCCGGAGAAGATCGAAATCACGGACGCTAACCTACGCGCGAACATTCGCCTCAAGCTGACCCATCGCGGCGCCCGGGTGCGCGGGGTGATAAAGCCGCAGCAGGGTGGACGGCTGCTCGACCCGGAGGCGCGCGCCGTGCTGCTGGGGCGTTCGCCCCTGGCGTTGCCGCGCAAGGCAGTGGGCGAGATCGATCGCGACGGGCATTTCGTGGTCACCGGGGTGCTGCCGGGCCGTTACGACCTGAGCCTGCGAGTGGGATCTCGCCTTCTGCCCATCGCCAGCGGGCCGCGCGAGGTGGAGGTTCCGATCGATCCGGGGGCCACCGTCGATCTGCCCGAGCCGGTGGTGGTGCGGTCGCCATCGGAAGAGTGA
- a CDS encoding PilZ domain-containing protein, producing MSSPSDSSSPDIAASSDGAIVEATDDMLIASTEDAEKRAHLRFDKMFSVRVESLLFGELYCVARNVSAGGIFLELRDPLPLGASVRVCFPVPDGSGDVVATGEVKNHYFINFTQGGICKAVSGMAVRFTSFENESHHVLQDCLSRMRVLH from the coding sequence ATGAGCAGCCCTTCGGATTCTTCTTCGCCTGACATTGCTGCGTCCAGCGATGGCGCCATCGTCGAAGCCACCGACGATATGTTGATCGCATCCACTGAAGATGCGGAAAAGCGCGCGCACCTGCGCTTCGACAAGATGTTCTCGGTGCGGGTTGAATCGCTGCTTTTTGGCGAGCTTTACTGCGTCGCCCGCAATGTCTCGGCGGGCGGGATCTTTCTCGAGCTGCGCGATCCACTGCCGCTGGGAGCGAGCGTGCGCGTCTGCTTCCCGGTGCCCGATGGTTCCGGCGATGTGGTGGCGACCGGCGAGGTGAAGAACCACTATTTTATCAACTTCACCCAGGGTGGCATCTGCAAGGCCGTCTCGGGGATGGCGGTGCGCTTCACCTCGTTTGAAAACGAGAGCCATCACGTGCTGCAAGATTGCCTAAGCCGCATGCGCGTCCTGCACTGA
- a CDS encoding VanZ family protein, with the protein MTRRAWWWTAVGAWCLLVFVLSSVPGRDLPAMPAENFDKLVHAAVYGVLGALCLLAVLATWRLRAAVAATLAVGLATIYGISDELHQLLTPGRSCDIHDVMADLVGSVIGVAALSLLVIVRARKRIDRPQA; encoded by the coding sequence GTGACCCGGCGAGCTTGGTGGTGGACCGCGGTGGGCGCGTGGTGTCTGCTGGTTTTCGTTCTGTCGTCTGTGCCGGGCCGCGATCTGCCCGCGATGCCCGCCGAGAACTTCGACAAGTTGGTCCACGCGGCGGTCTATGGCGTGCTGGGTGCGCTGTGCTTGCTGGCCGTGCTGGCAACCTGGCGTCTGCGGGCGGCGGTGGCGGCAACGCTGGCCGTTGGACTGGCGACGATCTACGGCATCAGCGACGAGCTTCATCAGTTGCTGACGCCCGGCCGCAGCTGCGATATTCACGACGTCATGGCCGACCTGGTCGGCTCGGTCATCGGCGTCGCCGCCCTGTCGCTGCTGGTCATCGTTCGCGCGCGGAAGCGAATCGATCGCCCGCAAGCATAG
- a CDS encoding HAMP domain-containing sensor histidine kinase, which yields MLPDERTTHSTTLALPTDVEALVAAPGRGVAKALVAFLRSQNINVQTATDTDGAFEEALLHPPDIILIDDRILPTGGIDLCQRLKANVRTHFVPVIVFVLNDLRHFRLRATAAGADAVFTPTTDAQERRTRLWALLRTRALFRQMERKQRTQGTEIVDRRRWLNLFLQDLQGSVAALQSDVDFIARFAPPHGDPRRDDFQDSVEDARSLFDLLMLNVRTVADFERNEGGQLVVSESTFTLAEVAREVHRDISRQAALAGRKLALGPASKGTDRFVVADRELVKRAVMNLVLHAVLRGQSAEAITLRTQSVGSGARLTVSMPGEPLRLDWRSMFEPYAPASAASVGYGLGLAMARTIAELHHGRVWVEQEPPSGSALVLQIGDDAVAAVADRGGAGMPSSRAGRE from the coding sequence ATGCTCCCCGACGAGAGAACCACGCATAGCACTACGCTGGCGCTGCCCACCGACGTCGAGGCGTTGGTGGCGGCCCCCGGCCGCGGCGTGGCCAAGGCGCTGGTGGCGTTTCTCCGCTCGCAGAATATAAACGTTCAAACCGCCACCGACACCGACGGCGCCTTCGAAGAGGCGCTGCTGCACCCGCCGGACATCATCCTCATCGATGATCGCATCCTGCCCACCGGCGGCATCGACCTGTGCCAGCGTCTGAAGGCCAACGTGCGCACGCATTTCGTGCCGGTGATCGTCTTCGTGCTGAACGACCTGCGGCACTTTCGCCTCCGCGCCACCGCCGCCGGCGCCGACGCGGTCTTCACGCCGACCACCGACGCGCAGGAGCGGCGCACCCGGCTATGGGCCCTGCTGCGCACGCGGGCGCTGTTCCGGCAAATGGAGCGCAAGCAGCGCACCCAGGGGACAGAGATCGTCGATCGCCGCCGCTGGCTGAATTTATTTCTGCAAGACCTGCAAGGCTCGGTGGCGGCGCTGCAGTCCGATGTGGACTTCATCGCCCGGTTCGCCCCGCCGCATGGCGATCCGCGCCGCGACGATTTTCAAGACAGCGTCGAGGACGCCCGGTCGCTGTTCGACCTCTTGATGTTGAACGTGCGCACGGTGGCCGACTTCGAACGCAACGAGGGTGGGCAGTTGGTCGTCAGCGAGTCCACCTTCACCCTGGCCGAGGTGGCGCGGGAGGTTCACCGCGACATCAGCCGCCAAGCCGCCCTGGCCGGCCGCAAGCTCGCCCTGGGCCCGGCCAGCAAGGGAACGGATCGATTCGTGGTGGCCGACCGCGAGCTGGTCAAACGGGCGGTGATGAACCTGGTGCTGCACGCCGTGTTGCGCGGGCAATCGGCGGAGGCGATCACGCTGCGCACCCAATCCGTGGGCAGTGGCGCGCGCCTGACGGTGTCGATGCCGGGCGAACCGCTGCGCCTCGATTGGCGCTCGATGTTCGAACCGTACGCGCCGGCCAGCGCCGCCTCGGTCGGATACGGTCTCGGCCTGGCCATGGCTCGCACCATCGCCGAGTTGCACCACGGTCGGGTCTGGGTGGAACAAGAGCCGCCTTCCGGCTCGGCGCTGGTGCTGCAGATCGGAGATGATGCGGTGGCGGCGGTGGCGGATCGGGGCGGCGCGGGGATGCCCAGCAGTCGGGCAGGCCGGGAATGA
- a CDS encoding HEAT repeat domain-containing protein, with product MNHEGMAVRLARLLRPAFLATLVMLSLVVEPAAHAAAPPGKVDELCGALLDDANYKVRVQAALVLGRLRDPNSIGPLTQALGDQNKTVRAIAAQALGQIADRSATDALKALLRRESDTFVRTQTEKALAILASAGGPLPNKRAKIYLNFGPFTGGVKSAGADDAKTIHDALARELGKLQLVTLALANGDPKAFGKLGLLGFYIDGNITRLDDLPAGGSSETSCDVKVMVARWPTKSIILWTNAGASLQSGSRVRDKENARRDCLEASAGQLSEDLSKFFRSQGG from the coding sequence ATGAATCACGAAGGAATGGCGGTGCGGCTCGCTCGGCTGCTCCGTCCGGCGTTCCTGGCCACGTTGGTGATGCTCTCGCTGGTCGTCGAGCCGGCGGCACACGCGGCGGCGCCACCCGGCAAGGTCGACGAGCTCTGCGGCGCGCTGCTCGACGACGCCAACTACAAGGTGCGGGTTCAGGCGGCGCTGGTGCTGGGGCGGTTACGCGATCCCAACTCGATCGGTCCGCTGACTCAGGCGTTGGGCGACCAGAACAAGACGGTGCGGGCCATCGCCGCGCAGGCCCTGGGACAGATCGCCGATCGGTCGGCCACCGATGCCTTGAAGGCTCTCCTGCGTCGGGAGAGCGACACCTTCGTGCGCACGCAAACCGAAAAAGCGCTGGCTATCTTGGCCAGCGCCGGCGGCCCCCTGCCCAACAAGCGCGCCAAGATCTATCTCAACTTCGGACCGTTCACCGGCGGCGTGAAGTCGGCCGGCGCCGACGACGCCAAGACCATCCACGACGCGCTGGCGCGGGAACTGGGCAAGCTGCAGCTTGTGACCCTGGCCCTGGCCAATGGCGATCCGAAGGCGTTCGGCAAATTGGGTCTGCTGGGCTTTTACATCGACGGCAACATCACGCGCCTCGACGATCTGCCGGCCGGCGGATCTTCCGAGACGTCGTGCGACGTGAAGGTGATGGTGGCGCGCTGGCCCACCAAGAGCATCATTTTGTGGACCAACGCGGGCGCCAGCCTGCAGTCAGGGTCGCGCGTTCGTGACAAGGAGAACGCCCGGCGGGACTGCCTCGAGGCTTCCGCCGGCCAGCTGAGCGAAGATTTGAGCAAGTTTTTTAGGTCCCAAGGTGGATAG
- a CDS encoding MFS transporter: MAASKTDAQSQPLNPPAPSTRIVPWLVAVAFFMEALDSTILNTAVPTLAAALHVQPLSMKSVLSSYTLSLAVFIPLSGWVADRFGTRRVFGAAIAIFMLGSLLCGLATDIHALVLCRILQGGGGALMVPVGRLTMVRVFPKSQLVRAMAFVAIPALIGPMLGPVAGGALVRFFSWRLIFFLNLPFGLVGLGLVVRFMPDFRGARTFPLDIVGLVLFSAGVALLSYVLEVFGEHALSAYEILGLLSLSMLLLFGYVWHARSEAHPLLRLDLLRIRTLRVAVGGSFLTRLGVGGMPFLLPLLYQTGLGYSPLQSGLLILPQPLAAMSLRLLMPHILRRVGYRRVLLLNTIALGILIGLFAIVGLRTPVWIIVLQAFAFGFFSSFQYTSMNTLGYADVADAETSLASTIASAAQQLSMSFGVASASLAAALFIPHGAQTAPLQIIHGIHMAFLALGAFTLLSSITFSQLKSDDGDNVSLHKVAVPAE; the protein is encoded by the coding sequence ATGGCGGCCAGCAAGACCGACGCCCAATCACAGCCGCTCAACCCGCCCGCGCCGTCGACGCGGATCGTTCCCTGGTTGGTGGCGGTGGCGTTCTTCATGGAGGCCCTCGACAGCACGATCCTCAACACCGCGGTGCCGACCCTGGCGGCCGCGCTGCACGTGCAGCCGCTGTCGATGAAGTCCGTGTTGTCGAGCTACACCCTCAGCCTGGCGGTGTTCATCCCACTCAGTGGGTGGGTGGCGGATCGCTTTGGCACCCGTCGCGTGTTCGGGGCGGCCATCGCCATCTTCATGCTCGGCTCCTTGCTTTGCGGTCTGGCGACGGACATTCACGCCCTGGTGCTCTGTCGCATCCTGCAAGGCGGGGGCGGCGCGCTGATGGTGCCGGTCGGACGGCTGACCATGGTCCGCGTCTTTCCCAAATCGCAACTGGTGCGAGCGATGGCCTTCGTGGCCATTCCCGCCCTGATCGGCCCGATGCTGGGCCCGGTGGCCGGCGGGGCTTTGGTGCGATTTTTCTCCTGGCGGCTGATCTTCTTTTTGAACCTGCCCTTCGGTCTGGTCGGCCTGGGCCTGGTCGTTCGCTTCATGCCCGATTTCCGTGGCGCGCGGACCTTCCCGCTCGACATCGTCGGCCTGGTGTTGTTCAGCGCCGGTGTGGCCCTGCTGTCTTATGTGCTGGAGGTCTTCGGCGAGCACGCCCTGAGCGCCTACGAGATCCTGGGGCTGCTGTCTTTGTCGATGCTGCTTCTCTTCGGCTATGTCTGGCACGCCCGTTCGGAAGCGCACCCGCTGTTGCGCCTGGACCTTTTGCGCATCCGTACGCTGCGGGTGGCGGTCGGTGGCAGTTTCCTCACCCGCCTTGGCGTGGGCGGGATGCCTTTTTTGCTGCCGCTGCTGTATCAGACCGGCCTTGGCTATAGCCCGCTGCAGTCAGGTCTTCTGATCTTGCCGCAGCCGCTGGCCGCCATGAGCCTGCGCCTCCTGATGCCGCACATCTTGCGGCGGGTGGGTTATCGCCGCGTGCTATTGCTGAACACCATCGCCCTCGGGATCCTGATCGGCCTTTTCGCCATCGTCGGGCTACGAACGCCGGTGTGGATCATCGTGCTGCAGGCCTTTGCTTTCGGTTTCTTTTCGTCGTTCCAGTACACCAGCATGAACACCCTGGGCTACGCCGACGTCGCGGATGCCGAGACCAGCCTGGCCAGCACCATCGCCAGCGCCGCCCAGCAGCTTTCGATGAGCTTTGGCGTGGCGTCGGCGTCGCTGGCAGCGGCGCTGTTCATCCCCCACGGCGCGCAGACGGCGCCGCTGCAGATCATTCACGGCATCCACATGGCGTTTTTGGCCCTGGGCGCCTTCACGTTGCTGTCGTCGATCACCTTCAGCCAGCTGAAAAGCGACGACGGCGACAACGTCAGCCTGCACAAGGTGGCCGTGCCGGCCGAATAG